A part of Jiangella alba genomic DNA contains:
- a CDS encoding metal-dependent transcriptional regulator, giving the protein MSDLIDTTEMYLKTIFELEEEGIVPLRARIAERLHQSGPTVSQTVARMERDGLLHVDEDRHLELSEKGRLLAMRVMRKHRLVERLLVDVIGLDWELVHNEACRWEHVVSEAVERRLVDLLHEPAADPYGNPIPGLAELGSSTEVEEFRSGVRQLRQAGTTDGAEVVVRHIGEPLQVDEKLLASLREAEIVPGRTVRATTTDNGVQVRSTETVELSAADASHIFVSVP; this is encoded by the coding sequence GTGAGCGACCTCATCGATACGACAGAGATGTACCTCAAGACGATCTTCGAGCTCGAAGAGGAAGGCATCGTCCCGCTCCGCGCGCGCATCGCCGAGCGGCTGCACCAGTCCGGTCCCACCGTCAGCCAGACCGTCGCCCGCATGGAACGCGACGGCCTGCTGCACGTCGACGAAGACCGTCACCTCGAGCTGTCCGAGAAGGGCCGGCTGCTGGCCATGCGCGTCATGCGCAAGCACCGCCTGGTCGAGCGGCTGCTGGTCGACGTCATCGGGCTCGACTGGGAGCTGGTGCACAACGAGGCCTGCCGCTGGGAGCACGTGGTCTCCGAGGCGGTCGAACGCCGCCTCGTCGACCTCCTGCACGAGCCGGCCGCCGACCCCTACGGCAACCCGATCCCGGGTCTGGCCGAGCTCGGCAGCTCCACCGAGGTCGAAGAGTTCCGTTCCGGCGTCCGGCAGCTGCGCCAGGCCGGCACCACCGACGGCGCCGAGGTCGTCGTCCGGCACATCGGCGAGCCGTTGCAGGTCGACGAGAAGCTGCTGGCCAGCCTGCGCGAGGCCGAGATCGTCCCGGGCCGCACCGTGCGCGCCACCACCACCGACAACGGCGTGCAGGTGCGCAGCACCGAGACCGTCGAACTGTCCGCGGCCGACGCCTCGCACATCTTCGTGAGCGTCCCGTGA
- a CDS encoding rhodanese-like domain-containing protein produces the protein MSAAEVTVDELMAVWKDGGAAIVDVREPGEYVEAHIPGVQLIPMGSVIEQIDDIPRDRTVYLVCAVGGRSGQVADYLDAQGYDVRNVAGGTQAWVRAGHPVETGLPE, from the coding sequence GTGAGCGCCGCCGAGGTCACCGTCGACGAGCTGATGGCGGTGTGGAAGGACGGCGGCGCCGCCATCGTCGACGTCCGCGAGCCGGGCGAGTACGTCGAGGCGCACATCCCGGGCGTGCAGCTGATCCCCATGGGGTCGGTCATCGAGCAGATCGACGACATCCCGCGCGACCGCACCGTCTACCTCGTGTGCGCGGTCGGCGGGCGCAGCGGCCAGGTGGCCGACTACCTCGACGCGCAGGGCTACGACGTCCGCAACGTCGCCGGCGGCACCCAGGCATGGGTTCGCGCCGGGCACCCGGTCGAGACCGGC